One genomic window of Devosia salina includes the following:
- a CDS encoding chromate resistance protein ChrB domain-containing protein yields the protein MPAPNAISFDKLTRIIGTPRAPLLLDVRSEEDFATDPRLLPGAARIDDQALAALASQLGGQPSIAVCQAGHRRSQGTAAWLRAEGCSSEYLEGGFDAWRAAGLPLIDPGKLPARDAQGRTIWVTRSRPKIDRIACPWLIRRFLDPRAIILFVAPAEVVGVAERYNAAPFDIEGVFWSHRGELCTFDVMLAEFGLGIPALDRLAAIVRGADTARMDLAPEAAGLLAASLGLSRMYSDDLEQLEAGMLLYDAFYRWARDATDETHNWPTNKPKAE from the coding sequence ATGCCTGCGCCCAATGCCATTTCGTTCGATAAACTCACCCGCATCATCGGAACCCCTCGAGCGCCGCTCTTGCTCGACGTGCGGTCCGAGGAGGATTTCGCGACCGATCCACGGTTGCTCCCTGGCGCCGCCCGGATCGATGACCAGGCGCTCGCCGCGCTCGCGTCACAACTCGGTGGGCAGCCGTCCATTGCCGTCTGTCAGGCCGGCCACCGGCGCAGCCAGGGCACGGCTGCCTGGCTTCGCGCCGAAGGCTGCTCCTCGGAATATCTCGAGGGCGGGTTCGATGCTTGGCGAGCGGCCGGACTCCCGTTGATCGATCCAGGCAAGTTGCCGGCGCGCGATGCGCAGGGCCGTACCATTTGGGTCACCCGCTCCCGCCCCAAAATCGACCGCATCGCCTGTCCTTGGTTGATCCGGCGCTTTCTCGATCCCCGTGCGATCATCCTGTTCGTTGCCCCCGCCGAAGTGGTGGGCGTCGCCGAGCGCTACAATGCCGCGCCCTTCGACATCGAGGGCGTGTTCTGGAGCCATCGGGGCGAGCTCTGCACCTTCGATGTGATGCTGGCCGAGTTCGGCCTAGGCATTCCCGCCCTCGACCGCCTGGCCGCCATCGTTCGCGGAGCCGATACCGCTCGGATGGACCTCGCACCCGAAGCCGCCGGTCTGCTTGCCGCTTCGCTCGGCCTGTCGCGGATGTATTCCGACGATCTGGAACAACTAGAGGCCGGGATGCTCCTCTATGACGCCTTTTATCGATGGGCACGGGACGCGACCGACGAGACCCATAACTGGCCCACTAACAAGCCGAAGGCAGAATGA
- the chrA gene encoding chromate efflux transporter, giving the protein MQDRAYPTLGAATRIWARIGLLSFGGPAGQIALMHRILVEEQRWLGEKRFLHALNYCMLLPGPEAMQLAVYIGWLMHRTLGGIIAGVLFVLPGVVAIMALSWVYALYGNVGPVEALFFGLKAAVLAIVVQAVIRIGSRALKNGAMVTIAAAAFVAIFGFAIPFPLIILIAGLIGFFGARAGLPAFHGGGGHGKVGKVQVDDADTLLGEESPAHTQVNRGWAFRVSAAFLVLWLVPVALLFAVFGPANVFAQIAGFFSVMAVVTFGGAYAVLAYVAQEAVQNYGWLAPGEMLDGLGMAETTPGPLIMVTQFVGFMGAFRDAGGLSPLMAGTLGGLLTTWVTFTPCFLWIFLGAPFIERLRDNKVLTAALTAITAAVVGVIMNLAVWFGLHVVFDEVQTITSFGLDLDVPVWSTMNLSAAALVLAALVAVFRFKLGPVTVLAGCAAAGLVLGVANIA; this is encoded by the coding sequence ATGCAGGACCGCGCATATCCAACCCTTGGTGCGGCCACCCGCATCTGGGCCCGCATTGGCCTGCTGAGCTTTGGCGGCCCCGCAGGACAGATCGCGCTCATGCATCGCATCCTCGTCGAAGAACAGCGCTGGCTGGGTGAGAAGCGGTTCCTTCATGCGCTCAACTACTGCATGCTGCTGCCGGGGCCGGAAGCCATGCAACTCGCCGTCTATATCGGCTGGCTGATGCATCGCACCCTCGGCGGCATCATCGCGGGCGTCCTCTTCGTGCTGCCGGGCGTCGTGGCGATCATGGCACTCAGCTGGGTCTATGCGCTTTACGGCAATGTCGGGCCAGTCGAAGCTTTGTTCTTCGGGCTCAAGGCCGCGGTGCTGGCCATCGTGGTGCAGGCGGTCATCCGGATCGGCTCGCGTGCACTGAAGAACGGGGCGATGGTCACCATCGCCGCCGCCGCCTTCGTAGCGATCTTTGGCTTCGCCATCCCTTTCCCGCTCATCATCCTGATTGCTGGCTTGATCGGGTTCTTCGGCGCCCGTGCGGGTCTGCCTGCATTTCATGGTGGCGGCGGACACGGCAAGGTGGGCAAGGTCCAGGTCGATGACGCCGACACCCTCCTCGGCGAAGAATCGCCGGCTCACACGCAGGTCAACCGAGGGTGGGCGTTTCGCGTCTCGGCAGCGTTCCTCGTGCTCTGGTTGGTCCCGGTCGCCCTGCTGTTCGCCGTCTTCGGTCCGGCCAACGTTTTTGCCCAGATCGCAGGCTTTTTCAGCGTCATGGCCGTGGTGACCTTCGGTGGCGCTTATGCGGTCCTTGCCTATGTCGCGCAGGAGGCAGTTCAGAACTACGGCTGGCTCGCCCCCGGCGAGATGCTGGACGGGCTCGGCATGGCCGAGACTACGCCCGGGCCCCTAATCATGGTGACGCAGTTCGTGGGCTTCATGGGAGCCTTCCGCGATGCGGGCGGACTGTCGCCGTTGATGGCGGGAACGCTGGGCGGGCTGCTGACGACATGGGTTACGTTCACACCCTGCTTCCTCTGGATATTCCTAGGTGCCCCGTTCATCGAGCGCTTGCGCGACAACAAAGTGCTGACAGCAGCCCTGACGGCGATCACGGCCGCCGTCGTGGGGGTGATCATGAATCTTGCGGTCTGGTTCGGTCTGCATGTTGTTTTCGATGAGGTGCAGACGATCACGTCTTTCGGCCTCGATCTCGATGTGCCCGTCTGGTCCACAATGAACCTGTCTGCTGCGGCGTTGGTCCTTGCCGCGCTTGTCGCGGTTTTCCGCTTCAAGCTCGGCCCAGTGACGGTTCTCGCCGGGTGCGCAGCGGCTGGTCTGGTTCTTGGGGTGGCCAACATTGCATAA
- a CDS encoding ArdC family protein — translation MPRTQKFDVHQEITNRIVDAIETAEDFRLPWIKSTAGSFARPVNIASKNPYNGVNIVSLWVAAFVAEYPSNIWGTYRQWQDKGCQVRRGEKSALVVFHKTLSVEETNQETGETQVGERFIARASSVFNAAQVEGFECAPETLPDGPLFDPIEKAEQFVAATGAVIDEGGEHACYIPGYDLIRMPDRKRFVGTNTSGAREAFYATLCHELVHYAGSGIMPTSQALCCNCRP, via the coding sequence ATGCCACGCACCCAAAAATTCGATGTCCATCAGGAGATCACCAACCGCATCGTCGATGCGATCGAGACCGCCGAAGACTTCCGGCTCCCATGGATCAAAAGCACGGCCGGCAGCTTTGCCCGCCCCGTCAACATCGCTTCGAAGAACCCCTACAATGGCGTCAACATCGTCAGCCTCTGGGTCGCAGCGTTTGTTGCTGAATACCCGTCCAACATCTGGGGCACGTATCGGCAATGGCAGGACAAGGGCTGCCAGGTCCGCCGCGGCGAGAAATCCGCGCTCGTGGTCTTTCATAAGACTCTGTCGGTTGAAGAGACCAACCAGGAGACCGGCGAAACCCAAGTCGGTGAGCGGTTCATTGCCCGGGCCAGCTCCGTGTTCAACGCAGCACAGGTTGAGGGCTTTGAATGTGCGCCAGAGACACTTCCAGACGGACCGCTATTCGATCCGATCGAGAAGGCAGAGCAGTTCGTTGCCGCCACCGGTGCAGTCATCGACGAGGGTGGCGAACATGCATGCTACATTCCCGGCTATGACCTGATCCGAATGCCGGATCGCAAGCGCTTTGTGGGCACAAATACAAGTGGGGCACGCGAGGCCTTTTACGCGACGCTTTGCCATGAGCTTGTACATTATGCCGGAAGTGGGATTATGCCGACTTCGCAAGCGCTCTGCTGTAATTGCAGGCCATAG
- a CDS encoding winged helix-turn-helix domain-containing protein: MPVVRISDATWDRLKRYARPLEDTPDDVIRTALDALDKTLGKTPPKPIRAAPKPRGKKTPQREFRNPLMRVLLDLGGAAFSKDIRDRMEPEVRSMLGAADLAPVSSGDPRWWNAVCWERNDLKKEGLMRSDSDRGIWELSEDGLREARRLSE, translated from the coding sequence ATGCCCGTTGTTCGAATTTCCGACGCCACCTGGGACCGGTTGAAGAGGTATGCGCGTCCCTTAGAAGATACGCCCGATGATGTGATCCGGACCGCCTTGGATGCATTGGACAAAACGCTGGGCAAAACGCCGCCTAAGCCAATCCGGGCAGCGCCCAAGCCCAGGGGCAAGAAGACGCCGCAACGCGAATTCCGCAATCCTCTGATGCGCGTTCTTCTTGATTTAGGAGGGGCCGCATTCAGCAAGGATATCCGCGATCGGATGGAACCGGAGGTGCGCTCTATGCTTGGAGCGGCCGATCTCGCACCAGTCTCATCAGGCGATCCACGGTGGTGGAACGCTGTGTGCTGGGAAAGAAATGACCTAAAGAAAGAAGGGCTGATGCGCAGCGATTCCGATCGTGGAATCTGGGAGCTGAGCGAGGACGGCTTGCGGGAGGCGAGACGGCTATCAGAGTAG
- a CDS encoding type II toxin-antitoxin system VapC family toxin, whose amino-acid sequence MVVFDTSVLLLLIEPKAKPPIDPATGLPVENAAARIEHLVSVLSDASEKIIVPTPVLSEILVHSGEATNHYLDALNGQAVFRIANFDQKAAIEAALAIGDALRRGGIRIDSADPEVTRGKVKFDRQIVAIAKAEGATTVYSDDTDVVRYAEQAGLRAYRTADLDLPPEDPQTAMDFDS is encoded by the coding sequence ATGGTGGTTTTCGATACCTCCGTTCTGTTGCTGCTCATCGAGCCAAAGGCAAAGCCCCCGATTGATCCAGCGACCGGTTTGCCGGTCGAAAACGCTGCTGCCCGCATAGAGCATCTTGTTTCTGTACTGTCCGACGCCAGTGAAAAGATCATCGTGCCAACGCCGGTGCTGAGTGAAATCCTGGTCCATTCGGGTGAGGCAACCAATCACTATCTTGATGCCCTGAATGGGCAGGCCGTCTTCCGCATTGCAAACTTTGATCAAAAGGCCGCCATCGAGGCAGCGTTAGCGATCGGCGACGCGCTTAGACGCGGAGGAATTCGTATCGATTCTGCTGATCCTGAGGTCACGCGCGGTAAGGTCAAATTCGACCGCCAGATCGTGGCCATCGCGAAAGCCGAAGGGGCGACAACCGTCTATTCTGACGACACCGATGTTGTGAGATATGCGGAGCAGGCTGGGTTGAGAGCCTACCGAACAGCCGACCTTGATCTGCCCCCCGAAGACCCGCAGACTGCCATGGACTTCGATAGCTAG
- a CDS encoding helix-turn-helix domain-containing protein — MTSLNELKKDLLKRADVRAEYESLAEEFSIAEALIRARSEADLTQTELAERMHTSQSYIAKLESGRVSPSMKALQRYAAATGSRLKISLERAVSP; from the coding sequence ATGACAAGCTTGAACGAGCTGAAAAAGGATCTGCTGAAGCGTGCCGATGTGCGCGCTGAATATGAATCTCTCGCCGAGGAGTTCTCGATCGCGGAGGCGCTGATCCGTGCGCGGAGCGAGGCAGACTTGACGCAGACGGAACTGGCCGAGCGGATGCATACCTCGCAGTCCTATATCGCCAAGCTCGAAAGTGGACGGGTCAGTCCCTCGATGAAGGCGCTACAACGCTATGCTGCTGCGACGGGTTCGCGGCTGAAGATTAGCCTGGAGCGAGCGGTGAGCCCATGA
- a CDS encoding type II toxin-antitoxin system RelE/ParE family toxin encodes MHYYVRFDILISWKIEILSDTVRAELEALPADQIARFLRIGELIQSLGLERVREPHVKHLEGPLWEIRMKGRDGISRALYVVARPKRVVVVRIFVKKSQKTPRREIELALKRAKDVR; translated from the coding sequence TTGCATTATTACGTCAGATTTGATATATTGATTTCATGGAAGATTGAAATCCTGAGTGACACGGTGCGGGCGGAGCTTGAAGCTTTGCCGGCTGACCAGATTGCCCGCTTCCTGCGGATCGGTGAGCTGATCCAGTCTTTGGGGCTGGAGCGCGTTCGCGAGCCCCACGTGAAGCACCTGGAAGGGCCGCTTTGGGAAATCAGGATGAAGGGCAGGGACGGCATATCCCGCGCTCTGTATGTCGTTGCCAGACCAAAGCGCGTAGTGGTGGTCAGGATCTTCGTGAAGAAATCCCAAAAGACCCCACGCCGCGAAATCGAGCTCGCCCTGAAGCGAGCGAAGGATGTGAGATGA
- a CDS encoding Eco57I restriction-modification methylase domain-containing protein — MHLFNPKTLDRHIAYPDSLPASHEALLKEWSELIRSGRITGLKETALHGDFKAKIVEGVLGYVSAVVSPDHTVTSEQSILSGSVDLALGHFGPQRSQILAPFELKGARTKDLDAIMPGRAKSPVQQAWEYATNAPGVKWVVVSNYVELRLYGFGEGTQAYEHFELAKLTEPAHYARFMLLLGAENLLSGQTAALLKESRREDQDITDALYSDYKSLRGDLIAAVRQELPSLDGLSAIAAAQTILDRILFTAFAEDTGLLPRHILEKAFEHSDPFNPRPIWDNFKGLFTSIDKGNHQLNVPPYNGGLFAPDPIVDQLNIPDAVCEKFKDIGGYDFSSEVSVTVLGHIFEQSIADVERLQAEARGDEVEAEKKTGTSGRRKRDGVVYTPDYIARFIVEQTLGTHLEEIFACIVRQFAQKGSSLADYEAIKWKRKSAQLEAWQAYRDRLKSLRIVDPACGSGVFLVMAFDYMKAELLRVNEKIKELAPRAEHMGDLLNYVPDSEILTSNLFGVDVNAESIEIAKLSLWVKTARRGKPLDSLGGNLKVGDSLIEDSNFAYLSHGFTWASAFPQIMAEGGFDIVLGNPPYVRMEHLKLMKPYLEKRFEVVSDRADLYCYFFERGLNLLKPGGRLGYISSSSFFKTGSGRPLRDFLRQKATIETVVYFGDLQVFEGVTTYPAILTMRREAPLKDHTLRFWTVDTLPESNFRANFEKGAATYPQSSLSSGSWSLEEAGLQSLRRKIRTGRERLGDVYGDPYAGIKTGRNEAFVIDRTERNRLVAADPNSADLIKPIIFGNELEQWHVASAERFIIYIPKSTIDVLKYPAILERLSQFKSRLEQRAAKQEWFELQQAQAAFESTYAGTKVVYRDIANRPSFSVDSGSYIDMTCFCLKGASHYEAALLGSNVLWFALTSETTIARGGYFRMKSQYLRSLPIPLASESQKNEIAAIAESCQAAAERRHVLQRAPTRRIPDIAPIGAFTNLSNKLKKWWLLPDFAAFRSEVKRCLKADIPLSERSDWEDWIARDKAEIARLSSEIQANERRINELVYGLFDLTGEEIELLESSI, encoded by the coding sequence ATGCATCTCTTCAATCCCAAAACGCTCGATCGCCATATTGCTTACCCGGACAGTCTTCCTGCCAGTCACGAGGCCCTGCTGAAAGAGTGGAGTGAGCTCATCCGCTCGGGCCGTATCACCGGATTGAAGGAGACGGCCCTTCACGGCGACTTCAAGGCCAAGATTGTGGAGGGTGTGCTTGGCTATGTCAGCGCCGTCGTGTCCCCTGACCACACGGTGACTTCAGAACAGTCGATCCTGAGCGGTTCTGTCGATCTGGCCCTTGGTCATTTTGGGCCGCAGCGTTCCCAGATCCTTGCACCTTTCGAGCTCAAGGGAGCGCGTACCAAGGATCTCGATGCCATTATGCCTGGCCGGGCAAAGAGTCCGGTGCAGCAGGCGTGGGAGTACGCCACAAACGCGCCCGGTGTGAAATGGGTCGTCGTGTCGAACTATGTTGAGCTCAGGCTCTACGGCTTCGGCGAAGGCACGCAAGCCTATGAGCACTTCGAGCTCGCCAAGCTGACTGAGCCGGCTCACTATGCTCGATTTATGCTTCTGCTCGGGGCGGAGAACCTGCTGAGCGGCCAAACGGCCGCGCTGCTCAAGGAGAGCCGCCGCGAAGACCAGGACATTACCGACGCGCTTTATTCGGACTACAAATCCTTGCGCGGCGACCTCATCGCGGCAGTGCGCCAGGAACTACCATCTCTCGACGGTCTGAGCGCGATCGCAGCGGCGCAGACCATCCTAGACCGCATCCTCTTTACGGCCTTTGCCGAGGACACAGGGCTCCTGCCACGCCACATTCTCGAAAAGGCATTCGAGCATTCCGATCCTTTCAATCCTCGCCCAATCTGGGATAATTTCAAAGGGCTCTTCACCTCAATCGACAAGGGCAATCATCAGCTGAATGTCCCGCCGTACAATGGGGGACTGTTTGCCCCTGATCCCATCGTCGATCAGCTCAACATCCCCGACGCGGTTTGCGAGAAATTCAAAGATATCGGCGGCTACGACTTCAGCTCGGAAGTCTCGGTCACCGTTCTGGGGCACATCTTTGAGCAATCGATCGCCGATGTGGAACGTCTCCAAGCCGAAGCACGCGGTGATGAGGTCGAAGCTGAAAAGAAAACAGGAACGAGTGGTCGCCGCAAGCGCGACGGTGTCGTCTACACTCCAGACTACATTGCTCGCTTCATCGTCGAGCAAACGCTCGGCACGCACCTGGAAGAGATCTTTGCCTGCATCGTCAGGCAATTTGCGCAGAAGGGATCGAGCCTTGCTGATTACGAGGCGATCAAGTGGAAGCGTAAGAGCGCGCAACTGGAAGCATGGCAGGCCTATCGGGACCGGCTGAAGTCGCTGCGCATCGTCGATCCAGCCTGCGGGTCGGGCGTTTTTCTGGTGATGGCCTTCGACTACATGAAGGCCGAGCTCTTGCGCGTGAATGAGAAGATCAAGGAGCTGGCGCCCAGGGCTGAGCATATGGGCGATCTTCTCAATTACGTCCCCGACAGTGAGATCCTCACCAGCAATTTGTTCGGCGTCGATGTGAACGCCGAAAGCATCGAGATCGCGAAGCTTTCGCTTTGGGTGAAAACGGCTCGTCGCGGCAAGCCGCTTGACAGTCTTGGTGGCAATCTGAAGGTGGGCGACAGCCTGATCGAAGATTCCAATTTCGCCTATCTCTCGCACGGGTTTACCTGGGCGAGCGCCTTTCCCCAAATCATGGCCGAAGGTGGCTTCGATATCGTGCTCGGCAATCCGCCCTATGTGCGGATGGAGCACCTTAAGCTGATGAAGCCTTACCTAGAAAAACGGTTCGAGGTGGTGTCGGATCGGGCGGATCTCTACTGCTACTTTTTCGAGCGCGGGCTCAACCTGCTGAAGCCTGGAGGTCGGCTTGGATACATCTCGTCATCGTCTTTCTTCAAAACGGGCTCTGGTAGGCCGCTACGCGATTTTCTGCGCCAGAAGGCAACGATTGAAACCGTAGTTTATTTTGGCGATCTGCAAGTTTTTGAGGGGGTGACCACCTATCCCGCCATCCTCACCATGCGGCGCGAGGCCCCTTTAAAAGATCACACGCTTCGTTTTTGGACGGTCGACACGCTACCAGAATCTAACTTTCGTGCGAATTTTGAGAAAGGGGCGGCCACTTATCCGCAGTCTTCACTTTCCTCTGGGTCGTGGTCTCTGGAAGAGGCTGGGCTGCAGTCGCTGCGGCGCAAGATCCGGACAGGGCGGGAGCGATTGGGTGATGTTTACGGTGATCCGTATGCTGGCATAAAAACTGGGCGTAACGAGGCGTTTGTCATCGACCGCACAGAAAGAAACCGGCTTGTCGCCGCCGATCCGAACTCTGCGGACCTCATTAAGCCCATTATTTTTGGCAATGAGTTGGAGCAGTGGCACGTAGCGTCGGCTGAACGCTTCATTATATACATCCCGAAGTCAACCATCGATGTCCTAAAATACCCCGCAATCCTAGAGCGACTCTCCCAATTCAAGTCTAGACTGGAACAGCGGGCTGCTAAGCAGGAATGGTTTGAGCTGCAGCAGGCGCAAGCAGCGTTTGAATCTACTTATGCAGGCACGAAAGTTGTGTACCGGGACATCGCCAACCGTCCTAGCTTTTCCGTTGATAGCGGAAGCTACATCGACATGACGTGTTTTTGCTTGAAAGGCGCCTCCCACTATGAGGCCGCTTTACTCGGCTCCAACGTACTTTGGTTTGCACTCACGAGCGAAACAACAATAGCTAGGGGCGGATACTTCCGGATGAAGAGCCAATATCTGAGGTCGCTTCCTATTCCACTTGCTTCTGAATCTCAGAAAAACGAAATCGCCGCGATCGCTGAGTCCTGTCAAGCGGCAGCGGAAAGACGCCACGTCCTGCAGCGTGCCCCAACACGACGTATACCGGATATCGCTCCTATTGGAGCGTTCACGAATCTTTCAAACAAGCTCAAGAAGTGGTGGCTTTTGCCGGATTTCGCTGCATTCCGGTCTGAGGTCAAGAGGTGTCTGAAGGCAGATATCCCCCTGTCCGAGCGTAGCGACTGGGAAGACTGGATCGCCCGAGACAAGGCAGAAATTGCGCGCCTTTCGTCCGAGATCCAGGCCAATGAGCGCCGTATCAACGAGCTGGTGTATGGACTTTTCGATTTGACTGGTGAGGAGATCGAGCTGTTGGAGTCTAGCATCTGA
- a CDS encoding tyrosine-type recombinase/integrase gives MPRGSQLDRFLQRRGDRWQYVRRVPAMVAEQDERAPVIRSSLKTHDLAVARVMRDALEKADNDLWASFLCDEEESAALKRHKAAVRRAAALGFAYRPAGELEAKASWQELAERMEAILDTRTSHAVETAVLGGEPTPSVTLTQALKVYINDIAASQLVTKSPQQRRKWRVIPERAVRNFVEIVGDKPISHITRDDAHKFYRYWLARIAPADKGKKPTHTASSGNRQIGELRKIYREYHAFMGAENKLNPFAGLSFEERKKAKRPPFPTAWIRDKILKADALKGLNEEARAILLVTIETGARPSETCNLDASNIHLDGPVPYISFVERDDPEAPRELKTAASIREIPLVGAALLAFQMYPSGFPRYREKEEAACAAINKYLRENGLVPTSKHTLYSIRHSFEDRMKEAGIDGEMREIFFGHRRSRQEYGSGGALEWRRSLLERMVLPFEPSILSRSI, from the coding sequence AGTTCGCTCAAGACCCACGACTTGGCGGTCGCCCGCGTCATGCGCGATGCCTTGGAAAAGGCGGACAACGACCTGTGGGCATCGTTTCTGTGCGATGAGGAAGAGTCAGCGGCTCTGAAGCGCCACAAGGCCGCCGTGCGTCGGGCAGCGGCGCTCGGCTTTGCTTATCGTCCTGCAGGCGAGCTCGAAGCCAAGGCAAGCTGGCAGGAGTTGGCCGAGCGGATGGAGGCAATTCTTGATACGCGGACATCCCATGCAGTCGAAACGGCGGTGCTGGGTGGAGAGCCAACGCCCAGCGTGACGCTGACCCAAGCGCTTAAAGTCTATATCAACGATATTGCTGCATCTCAGCTGGTGACGAAGTCGCCGCAGCAAAGGCGGAAATGGCGGGTCATTCCCGAGCGGGCTGTGCGCAACTTTGTCGAGATCGTCGGGGACAAGCCGATTTCGCACATCACCCGCGACGACGCGCACAAATTCTATCGCTATTGGCTGGCGCGCATCGCTCCAGCCGACAAAGGCAAGAAGCCAACCCATACTGCATCATCGGGCAACCGGCAGATTGGTGAGCTGCGAAAGATCTATCGCGAGTATCATGCCTTCATGGGCGCGGAGAACAAGCTCAACCCATTCGCAGGACTAAGTTTTGAGGAGCGCAAGAAAGCCAAGCGGCCTCCTTTCCCGACCGCCTGGATCCGGGACAAGATTCTGAAAGCCGACGCTCTCAAAGGCTTGAACGAGGAGGCGCGGGCCATCCTTTTGGTCACCATCGAAACGGGGGCGCGGCCGAGCGAGACCTGTAATCTCGATGCCAGCAACATCCACCTTGATGGCCCAGTGCCCTACATTAGCTTTGTGGAGCGCGATGATCCGGAGGCGCCACGTGAATTGAAGACCGCAGCCTCCATTCGCGAGATTCCGCTGGTCGGCGCTGCTTTGTTGGCATTTCAAATGTATCCAAGCGGTTTTCCCCGCTATCGGGAGAAGGAAGAAGCTGCCTGCGCTGCAATCAATAAGTATCTGCGCGAGAACGGCCTCGTCCCAACGTCAAAACACACCCTCTACAGCATCCGTCACTCGTTTGAAGACCGGATGAAAGAAGCCGGTATTGACGGGGAAATGCGCGAAATCTTTTTTGGCCATCGTCGTTCACGCCAGGAATATGGGTCAGGGGGCGCTCTGGAGTGGCGTCGGTCACTTCTCGAGCGGATGGTTTTACCGTTCGAACCCTCGATTTTGTCGCGCTCGATCTAG